TAATTGATTGCCCCACATTTGTACTAAGAATTGTATAAATTGTGTAATAACATTTAAGTCAAAATCCCTGTCACccttgtttaattttatagaCATCTTTTGTAAATCTTCATAGGTAACTCCTTCATCTGGTACATGTACATCTCCTTTTCCATCACGATCTTGAGGTTTAGAAGAAGCTAGTATTTCATTTAGATATGCTTGATCTACTTGTTCCATAGCTTCTTGAAAATCATTTCTAAAACcctttaatacaaaataaattatacatataagagatatgtaaattttattgaaatattttattgatttcaagtatttttgataattaccTTATTCACTTCAGGTTCAAgaatttcacattttcttaATCGTTTAAATGCTTCTATCTCTGATTCTCCAAATAGTAATATAGGTTCACTTCTTTCACGTAACCTTCTAATCACTTCGTGTCTAGGTAATGTTAAATGCTCAGAGCTACCATCAGTTACAGAGTCTTCTTGTTGTTGAGtcgtattaattttaacatcTTCATCATTATTTTCTTGTACTTCCTTCACTTCTTGATCCTTTGCTATTAGCTCGCCtcttctaaaatatttccGGTTATTTTGCTGCAATATTAACCTAGTTTGGTAAACGAAATAAACTAAAAGTCCCAAAAAAACTGTATATTGTTTGTAAAAACTTACCAAGACATTGCTCTCCTCCaactgttttcttttcttcattaTTTCTGCTTTTAAAATATCCATTTTTGAACAATTTAAAGACAAAACAATGATTTATTCTCGAAATTATCTATCTATACACAAATTgcgtaatatttagaaattaattttttattattataaattaatatttatactattCTAAAATTTACGTGTTTGACAGTTTTTATACTTCcacaaaaatttttttaaggttatatactaggttccaataaattttttcattcacCTACAGATGTCATCCGACATGAATTCTGCGcacaatacaatatatgtatatgtgatCATGTGGTATACATATGTAGTGATC
The DNA window shown above is from Bombus fervidus isolate BK054 chromosome 8, iyBomFerv1, whole genome shotgun sequence and carries:
- the Prp18 gene encoding pre-mRNA processing factor 18 isoform X2; translation: MSWLILQQNNRKYFRRGELIAKDQEVKEVQENNDEDVKINTTQQQEDSVTDGSSEHLTLPRHEVIRRLRERSEPILLFGESEIEAFKRLRKCEILEPEVNKGFRNDFQEAMEQVDQAYLNEILASSKPQDRDGKGDVHVPDEGVTYEDLQKMSIKLNKGDRDFDLNVITQFIQFLVQMWGNQLNSRSTAEKMSTRGKMASATYAQTREYLKPLLRKLKNRSLPEDITDSLTDIVKHLLERNYILASDAYLQMAIGNSPWPIGVTMVGIHARTGREKIFSKNVAHVMNDETQRKYIQALKRLMTKCQEYYPTDPSRCVEYSKT
- the Prp18 gene encoding pre-mRNA processing factor 18 isoform X1 — encoded protein: MDILKAEIMKKRKQLEESNVLQNNRKYFRRGELIAKDQEVKEVQENNDEDVKINTTQQQEDSVTDGSSEHLTLPRHEVIRRLRERSEPILLFGESEIEAFKRLRKCEILEPEVNKGFRNDFQEAMEQVDQAYLNEILASSKPQDRDGKGDVHVPDEGVTYEDLQKMSIKLNKGDRDFDLNVITQFIQFLVQMWGNQLNSRSTAEKMSTRGKMASATYAQTREYLKPLLRKLKNRSLPEDITDSLTDIVKHLLERNYILASDAYLQMAIGNSPWPIGVTMVGIHARTGREKIFSKNVAHVMNDETQRKYIQALKRLMTKCQEYYPTDPSRCVEYSKT